Proteins encoded within one genomic window of Amycolatopsis nigrescens CSC17Ta-90:
- a CDS encoding ABC transporter ATP-binding protein yields the protein MTNPEPASSGAVPVVELSGITKRFPGVVANSDVNLTVRAGEVHAVCGENGAGKSTLMKILYGMQQPDEGTISVNGEEVRLRNPQDAIMAGIGMVHQHFMLADNLTVQENVLLGAESLHGIGRKARAKLAELAERTGLNARPDTLLEQLGVADRQRVEIVKVLYRGARIVILDEPTAVLVPQEVDALFSTVRAMQEQGFTFIFISHKLDEVRAIADTVTVIRRGTTVGTADPKKISSRELAEMMVGRDLPRPETRESTVTDRDVLRVTELRLDAEGTHDTARAVLSDISFSVRAGEVLGVAGVEGNGQTELVETIMGMRRAGGGRIELVDAEGKARDLTRLGTLARREAGIGYIAEDRTRHSLLLTQPLWANRMLGYQTRRPVAKGQLLDIAGARKDTERIVEDYDVRTPGIDVPAAALSGGNQQKLVVGRELSGDPVLLIASHPTRGVDVGAQALIWEQIRHARAAGLAVLLISADLDELIGLSDTIRVMLRGRLVSEADPATVTPQELGSAMTGVSTVEEAS from the coding sequence ATGACTAATCCTGAACCCGCGTCCAGCGGTGCCGTGCCGGTCGTCGAACTGTCCGGGATCACCAAGCGGTTTCCCGGTGTGGTGGCCAATTCCGATGTGAACCTGACGGTGCGCGCCGGTGAGGTGCACGCGGTTTGCGGTGAGAACGGCGCCGGCAAGTCCACGCTGATGAAAATCCTCTACGGAATGCAGCAGCCCGACGAGGGCACCATTTCGGTGAACGGCGAAGAGGTGCGCCTGCGCAACCCGCAGGACGCCATCATGGCCGGGATCGGCATGGTGCATCAGCATTTCATGCTTGCCGACAACCTGACCGTGCAGGAGAACGTGCTGCTCGGCGCGGAGAGCCTGCACGGCATCGGCCGCAAGGCCCGCGCGAAGCTGGCCGAGCTCGCCGAGCGGACCGGGTTGAACGCGCGCCCGGACACCCTGCTCGAACAGCTCGGGGTGGCCGACCGCCAGCGGGTGGAGATCGTCAAGGTGCTCTACCGGGGCGCCAGGATCGTGATCCTGGACGAGCCGACCGCGGTGCTGGTGCCGCAGGAGGTGGACGCGCTGTTCAGCACCGTGCGCGCCATGCAGGAGCAGGGCTTCACCTTCATCTTCATCTCGCACAAGCTGGACGAGGTGCGGGCCATCGCGGACACCGTCACGGTGATCCGCCGGGGCACCACGGTCGGCACCGCGGACCCGAAGAAGATCAGTTCCCGCGAGCTGGCCGAGATGATGGTCGGCCGCGACCTGCCGAGGCCGGAGACCCGCGAGTCCACGGTCACCGACCGGGACGTGCTGCGGGTGACCGAGCTGCGCCTGGACGCCGAGGGGACCCATGACACAGCGCGGGCGGTTCTTTCCGATATCTCGTTCTCCGTGCGCGCCGGTGAGGTGCTCGGCGTCGCCGGGGTCGAGGGCAACGGGCAGACCGAGCTGGTCGAGACCATCATGGGCATGCGCAGGGCCGGCGGCGGCCGGATCGAGCTGGTCGACGCCGAGGGCAAGGCCCGCGACCTGACCAGGCTCGGCACGCTGGCCCGGCGCGAGGCCGGGATCGGCTACATCGCCGAGGACCGCACCCGGCACAGCCTGCTGCTCACCCAGCCGCTGTGGGCGAACCGGATGCTGGGCTACCAGACCCGCAGGCCGGTGGCGAAGGGCCAGCTGCTCGACATCGCGGGCGCCCGCAAGGACACCGAGCGGATCGTCGAGGACTACGACGTGCGCACCCCCGGCATCGACGTGCCGGCGGCCGCGCTGTCCGGCGGCAACCAGCAGAAACTGGTGGTGGGCCGGGAACTCTCCGGCGACCCGGTGCTGCTGATCGCCTCGCACCCGACCCGCGGGGTGGACGTCGGCGCGCAGGCGCTGATCTGGGAGCAGATCCGCCACGCCCGCGCGGCCGGGCTGGCGGTGCTGCTCATCTCGGCGGACCTGGACGAGCTGATCGGGCTGTCCGACACGATCCGGGTGATGCTGCGCGGCCGTCTGGTCAGCGAAGCGGACCCGGCCACGGTCACCCCGCAGGAACTCGGCTCCGCGATGACCGGAGTGTCCACTGTGGAGGAAGCTTCATGA
- a CDS encoding BMP family lipoprotein — translation MAGVITLAGCAKDSGNSGNNNNAATGDQGGSCATAPKPAAAPAASSSSSAAGEKVDASALRVGLAFDVGGRGDASFNDAAAAGVDRAKQDMGVKDTNESTASASESEDAKAQRLTQLATEGFNPIVAVGFAYAKAVEVVAPKFPNTKFAIVDDDSVKAPNVTPLVFAEEQGSFLAGVAAVYKSKSCHIGFVGGVDTPLIQKFEAGFLQGAKAASNKVKIEDEYLTPAGDISGFQDPAKGNVKAKAQIDKGADVVYHAAGASGKGVFEAAKAGNALAIGVDSDQYNQKTVEAVRDVIMTSMIKRVDVAVFDYIQAVAKNDLSTLPKRFDLKVDGVGYSTTGGKVDDIKDVLEGYKAQIVSGAISVSDKPQK, via the coding sequence ATGGCCGGTGTCATCACACTGGCAGGCTGCGCCAAAGACTCCGGCAACAGCGGTAACAACAACAATGCCGCAACCGGGGACCAGGGCGGCTCGTGCGCGACCGCGCCCAAGCCCGCCGCGGCGCCCGCGGCCTCGTCCAGCTCCAGCGCCGCCGGGGAGAAGGTGGACGCCAGCGCGCTGCGCGTCGGCCTCGCCTTCGACGTGGGCGGCCGCGGTGACGCGTCCTTCAACGACGCGGCGGCGGCCGGGGTGGACCGCGCCAAGCAGGACATGGGTGTCAAGGACACCAACGAGAGCACTGCTTCGGCCAGCGAGTCCGAGGACGCCAAGGCGCAGCGGCTGACCCAGCTCGCCACCGAGGGCTTCAACCCGATCGTGGCGGTGGGCTTCGCCTACGCGAAGGCGGTCGAGGTGGTGGCGCCGAAGTTCCCGAACACCAAGTTCGCCATTGTGGACGACGACTCGGTGAAGGCCCCGAACGTCACCCCGCTGGTCTTCGCCGAGGAGCAGGGCTCGTTCCTGGCCGGGGTCGCCGCGGTCTACAAGAGCAAGAGCTGCCACATCGGCTTCGTCGGCGGGGTGGACACCCCGTTGATCCAGAAGTTCGAGGCCGGCTTCCTGCAGGGCGCCAAGGCCGCGTCGAACAAGGTCAAGATCGAGGACGAGTACCTGACCCCGGCCGGCGACATCTCCGGTTTCCAGGACCCGGCCAAGGGCAACGTCAAGGCCAAGGCCCAGATCGACAAGGGCGCGGACGTGGTCTACCACGCCGCCGGCGCCTCCGGTAAGGGCGTGTTCGAGGCCGCGAAGGCCGGTAACGCGCTGGCCATCGGGGTCGACTCCGACCAGTACAACCAGAAGACCGTGGAAGCGGTCCGGGACGTGATCATGACGTCCATGATCAAGCGGGTCGACGTGGCCGTGTTCGACTACATCCAGGCCGTGGCCAAGAACGACCTGAGCACGCTGCCCAAGCGCTTCGACCTGAAGGTGGACGGCGTCGGCTACTCGACCACGGGTGGCAAGGTCGACGACATCAAGGATGTCCTGGAAGGGTACAAGGCCCAGATCGTCTCCGGCGCCATCTCGGTGTCGGACAAGCCGCAGAAATAG